A region from the Chitinophaga sp. Cy-1792 genome encodes:
- a CDS encoding SusC/RagA family TonB-linked outer membrane protein, giving the protein MLKKLLSLLSCLVLTLTQIYPAFAQERVITGKVIDAGTGSPIPGATVRVGKTSTGTATDGNGAFRLTVTGNAGALVISSINYITQTVPITAESNMQVKLLLSSNDLKGVEVVSVGYGTIDKKEVSSAITHITASELKNVAGNSPLMSLQGKVAGLTITNTATADPNSMPSIQLRGVSSRSAGLGPLYVINGVPGGNMDNINQNDIESIDVLKGGAASAIYGTRGSNGVIIITTKKGTAGVGMLAYNGYFSADILTNAPKLLSADEFRKYRVATQHGQDYGASTNWMKEVTRSPTFGQKHTIQISGGSANDNYFASADYRNANGIDLRAYKKEYGARLNVNHTSKSEVYTVSLNVAPRYMHTSNADQGNFNNAITINPTQPVYDSANHYHYLNTGFFANNPVENARLIKSEAEIKELDMSGSMKVKILKNLYSTLTISNIKSSYKNLNFRPSTLTTIVHSNAVTKRNYASQEQIDNDQQNLEWTVNYALNLKKNHFKVLGGYSYSYFNYQQFSANNYDFPFDAFLWNNLGSGTWNGGGEGNGQSAVSSTQNDSRLAAFYGRINYDFDNKYILTASLRHEGSSKFGADNKWGNFPAVSAAWRISEENFLKGKASWLNDLKLRADYGVTGNQDFASYLSLLLYGGFGYFPYNGTSYQVYGPSQNVNPALGWEKAINFNVGIDFEMFNSRLSGSLNYYKRTNKDLLGYYNVPLPPNSQSQTYTNVGTMKNSGIELQANVAAVKRGAFTYNISVSAAYNNNQFVSFSNKLYQGATFQDVASLPSPGTPGTIQRLQEGHRIGDFYMLKSAGVDKTGALLVYKKDGTVITGDKASADDKQFVGNGLPKLTGAIGNQFSYKGWDLNIFLRGNFGYKLFNMQAFYLGTPATQNDANTLRSAYDPGSKYSKLTNNATTSIASDYFLENGSFLKIDNISLGYSMNLKSAYIQRFRVYAAATNLHTFTSFKGGDPDLYPVNGLTPGVQTVNGSGSLNFYPATSQFIGGVQVTF; this is encoded by the coding sequence ATGCTAAAAAAATTGCTATCACTATTGAGTTGTCTCGTCCTGACACTCACGCAAATTTACCCGGCCTTTGCCCAGGAGAGGGTTATTACAGGAAAGGTCATCGATGCCGGTACCGGCAGTCCGATACCTGGTGCTACCGTCAGGGTAGGGAAAACCAGTACCGGCACTGCTACGGATGGAAATGGTGCTTTCCGGTTAACAGTTACCGGCAATGCCGGCGCCCTCGTCATCTCTTCCATTAACTATATCACGCAAACCGTTCCTATTACGGCGGAAAGTAACATGCAGGTGAAACTGCTGCTTTCCAGTAATGACCTCAAGGGGGTGGAAGTGGTGAGTGTAGGTTATGGTACCATCGACAAAAAGGAAGTATCGAGTGCTATCACGCATATCACGGCCAGCGAACTGAAAAACGTTGCGGGGAATAGTCCGCTGATGTCATTGCAGGGTAAGGTGGCTGGCCTCACCATCACCAACACTGCCACTGCCGACCCTAACTCCATGCCCAGCATACAGTTACGCGGCGTGTCGTCCCGCAGTGCGGGATTAGGGCCGCTATATGTGATCAATGGCGTACCTGGCGGAAACATGGATAATATCAACCAGAATGATATTGAATCCATTGATGTACTGAAGGGAGGTGCCGCCTCTGCTATCTACGGCACCCGCGGTAGTAATGGTGTGATCATCATCACTACTAAAAAAGGTACTGCAGGTGTGGGAATGTTGGCATATAACGGCTATTTCAGCGCGGATATCCTGACAAATGCGCCTAAACTGCTCAGTGCTGATGAGTTCCGTAAATATCGGGTAGCCACACAGCATGGGCAGGACTATGGCGCCAGCACCAACTGGATGAAGGAAGTAACGCGTTCCCCCACATTCGGACAAAAACATACCATACAAATCTCAGGAGGTAGTGCCAATGATAACTATTTTGCATCAGCCGACTACAGAAATGCCAATGGTATAGATCTCCGTGCCTATAAAAAAGAATATGGCGCGCGGCTTAATGTGAACCACACCTCTAAAAGTGAGGTCTACACGGTATCCCTGAACGTGGCGCCGCGGTATATGCATACCAGTAATGCAGACCAGGGAAATTTCAATAACGCCATTACCATCAATCCCACGCAGCCGGTGTATGATAGTGCCAACCACTACCACTACCTGAATACGGGATTCTTTGCCAATAACCCGGTAGAAAACGCAAGGCTGATAAAGAGTGAGGCGGAGATCAAAGAGTTGGATATGAGCGGTTCGATGAAAGTAAAAATTCTGAAAAATCTCTATTCAACATTAACTATCTCCAACATAAAATCATCTTACAAAAACCTGAATTTCAGACCATCTACGCTGACCACAATTGTGCATAGCAATGCTGTGACCAAAAGGAACTATGCTTCACAGGAACAGATCGACAATGACCAGCAGAACCTGGAGTGGACGGTAAATTATGCGCTGAACCTGAAGAAGAACCATTTTAAGGTACTGGGAGGATATAGCTACAGTTATTTCAATTATCAGCAGTTTAGTGCCAATAATTACGATTTTCCATTCGATGCCTTCCTATGGAATAACCTGGGCTCAGGTACCTGGAACGGCGGTGGTGAGGGCAATGGGCAGTCTGCCGTGTCTTCCACGCAGAACGACTCGCGGCTGGCGGCATTTTACGGCAGGATCAATTATGACTTCGATAATAAATATATCCTGACGGCAAGTCTGCGGCATGAAGGTTCTTCTAAATTCGGTGCAGACAATAAATGGGGCAATTTCCCGGCGGTATCAGCGGCATGGCGTATTTCTGAAGAGAATTTCCTGAAAGGGAAAGCCAGCTGGCTGAATGACCTTAAGCTGAGAGCGGATTATGGCGTTACCGGTAACCAGGATTTCGCCAGTTATCTGTCGCTGCTGTTGTATGGCGGTTTCGGTTACTTCCCTTACAATGGCACCTCTTACCAGGTGTATGGCCCTTCACAGAACGTGAACCCTGCGCTTGGCTGGGAGAAAGCCATCAACTTCAATGTGGGTATCGATTTTGAAATGTTTAACAGCAGGTTGTCAGGTTCGCTGAACTACTACAAGCGTACCAACAAAGACCTGCTGGGGTATTATAATGTGCCGCTGCCACCGAATTCGCAGTCACAGACCTATACCAATGTTGGTACGATGAAGAATTCGGGTATTGAGCTACAGGCAAATGTTGCAGCAGTAAAACGCGGAGCATTTACCTATAATATTTCTGTGTCAGCTGCCTATAACAACAACCAATTTGTTTCCTTTTCCAACAAACTTTACCAGGGAGCTACCTTCCAGGATGTGGCCAGCCTGCCAAGTCCGGGTACTCCCGGTACCATACAGCGATTGCAGGAAGGGCACCGTATTGGTGATTTTTATATGCTGAAGTCGGCCGGGGTAGATAAAACCGGCGCCTTGCTGGTTTATAAAAAAGATGGAACAGTTATCACCGGCGACAAGGCCAGCGCAGATGATAAACAATTTGTAGGCAATGGCTTACCTAAACTGACAGGCGCCATAGGTAACCAGTTTAGCTATAAAGGCTGGGACCTGAATATATTCTTACGCGGCAATTTCGGATACAAGCTGTTCAATATGCAGGCATTTTATCTGGGTACGCCTGCAACGCAGAATGATGCCAATACCCTGCGGTCTGCCTATGATCCGGGCAGCAAGTATTCGAAGCTGACCAATAACGCCACCACTTCCATTGCATCCGATTACTTCCTGGAGAATGGGTCCTTCTTAAAGATCGACAACATTTCACTGGGGTATTCCATGAACCTGAAATCGGCCTATATACAGCGTTTCAGGGTTTATGCCGCTGCCACCAATCTGCATACGTTTACCAGTTTTAAAGGAGGCGACCCGGATCTGTATCCCGTTAATGGACTAACGCCAGGCGTGCAGACCGTTAACGGAAGCGGTAGTCTCAATTTCTATCCGGCCACCTCACAGTTTATCGGAGGCGTACAGGTAACATTCTAA
- a CDS encoding DUF6377 domain-containing protein, with product MNKKLFTILLLLIFADVHARSIPSDSAFQLLKSELSKEHIYDKAKEKRIARLQQTLQHTGSSEAETRFHLYSDIFGEYSYFKFDSAYVYVNKMIATATQSGNRDELIKSKILLGKTLLCTGFYKEGFDVANNIDTTTLTTTLKTDYLLLRARLNTGIGDYDNDAYFSQDYYRQAADDFRRAETHTPSSEFEKIIDLAFLPDAVKSQHLTTDYFLRHLTSSGLTPHHIAMAATRLSFAFTDDNRLLFLAIAAIHDIRSSTKETLAIFLLGQELFKAGKTEAAYTCMQVAARNASFYGARNRAAQIETMLPLVAAKLLDEKQHQHDRLLIGMLLFSMIAVVLFFLLVIYRRQLRCIKANEQTIKEKNSELEMVNEKLWASTKIKEELIGLFFKTCSTYIDTLDRLKREGQHRIKLAKYNDISQLLKNIPVDQEKGNLYHMLDTVFLTMLPNFIHSFNALLKKEDQIWPKSGETLNATLRIFALMRLGITENETIAKILDYSVSTVYTYKTRIKSRALVPAADFDQKIMEIKFMDGQGGV from the coding sequence ATGAATAAGAAATTATTTACCATATTGCTTTTATTGATTTTTGCAGATGTACATGCACGAAGCATACCATCAGACAGCGCCTTTCAGCTACTGAAATCAGAACTCTCCAAAGAACATATCTACGATAAGGCAAAAGAAAAAAGGATCGCCCGGCTACAGCAAACGCTGCAACATACCGGCAGCAGCGAAGCGGAAACCCGCTTCCATCTGTACAGCGACATTTTCGGGGAATACAGCTACTTTAAATTTGATTCGGCCTATGTATATGTCAATAAAATGATTGCTACAGCAACACAATCCGGTAACCGGGATGAACTAATAAAAAGTAAAATTCTGCTGGGAAAAACCTTGCTATGCACCGGCTTTTACAAGGAAGGATTTGATGTAGCCAATAATATCGATACCACCACGCTCACCACCACATTAAAAACAGACTATCTCCTGCTACGGGCAAGATTAAATACCGGTATCGGCGACTATGACAACGATGCCTATTTCTCGCAGGACTATTACCGCCAGGCAGCTGACGACTTCAGGCGGGCGGAAACGCACACACCTTCCAGCGAATTCGAGAAAATCATCGACCTGGCCTTCCTCCCCGATGCGGTAAAATCGCAGCACCTGACCACGGATTATTTCCTCCGGCATCTCACCAGCAGCGGACTAACACCACATCATATAGCAATGGCTGCAACCCGGCTAAGTTTCGCCTTTACAGATGATAACCGGCTACTGTTTCTCGCCATCGCGGCCATCCATGATATCCGCTCTTCTACCAAAGAAACACTGGCCATCTTCTTACTGGGACAGGAGTTATTCAAAGCCGGCAAAACAGAAGCGGCCTATACCTGTATGCAGGTTGCCGCCCGCAATGCCAGCTTTTACGGTGCCAGAAACCGCGCCGCACAAATAGAAACAATGCTGCCACTGGTGGCTGCTAAGCTGCTGGACGAAAAGCAGCACCAGCACGACCGTCTGCTCATCGGCATGCTGCTGTTTTCCATGATAGCCGTCGTATTATTCTTCCTGCTGGTCATATACCGCCGGCAGCTGCGATGCATTAAAGCCAATGAACAAACCATCAAAGAAAAGAACAGTGAACTGGAAATGGTAAACGAAAAACTCTGGGCATCTACCAAAATAAAGGAAGAACTAATCGGGCTCTTCTTCAAAACCTGTTCTACCTATATTGATACACTGGATAGATTAAAACGCGAAGGTCAGCACAGGATCAAACTGGCGAAATATAATGATATCAGCCAGCTGTTGAAAAACATTCCGGTAGATCAGGAAAAAGGAAACCTCTATCACATGCTGGACACCGTTTTCCTGACCATGCTCCCGAATTTTATCCATTCCTTTAATGCCCTGCTAAAGAAAGAAGACCAGATATGGCCTAAGTCAGGAGAAACACTGAACGCTACCCTCCGCATTTTTGCGCTGATGCGGCTGGGAATTACAGAAAACGAAACAATAGCCAAAATCCTGGATTATAGCGTAAGCACTGTCTATACCTATAAAACCAGGATTAAATCGCGGGCACTCGTACCCGCCGCAGACTTCGACCAGAAAATAATGGAAATAAAATTTATGGATGGGCAGGGAGGGGTGTAA